A section of the Telopea speciosissima isolate NSW1024214 ecotype Mountain lineage chromosome 3, Tspe_v1, whole genome shotgun sequence genome encodes:
- the LOC122655861 gene encoding protein EDS1-like — protein sequence MEGDLVKKALSLAMAAQSKHDRPYQSEKYSDYTIIAFHGSGTTVEDWFSGKPFGETSVGLKKLFPCLKSIGNDEIALVNGKFLQQFQNLLKPEALKQEFRLSDAPPLEHLLKDSRLSDELGRAVRERRKVVFTGYSSGGPIAILAAILFLQQNRIPALCVTFGSPLVGNQIFGHAMRRENWAQHFVHFVMRYDIIPRVLLAPLSSIKGEMQTILPCFDRSKLESKARSQEASSFFCDVMRNSLSVASHTACSFMGCTNSLLQTVTSFVELSPYRPFGTYVFCTGEGKMITLKNPDAILQLLFYSLQLGKGETVPDVACKSITDHLGYQTEFKDNLWKEDVVDLDHLCLQLSLSTGGASSSEMKSIETAIKQLGLSTRAMLCLIAAKEWEKQKQRNQEKIDENRDKIEVALRKLQEYKVRGEMHKIGYYDAFKVQKGAEDFDTNVKRLELAGMWDEIIDKLKRYELPDEFECREDWVELGTRFRRLMEPLDIANYYRHFKDEDTGPYMKPEEGRQPRPKRYRYTQRWLEHAKGKPAGYFLESCFWAAVEDLHIRIHSSNQKENRDVAFEKVKDRVLKLEENVLQWVQDGQLRDVFFEKSTFVKWWSELPEEHCRKSRIATLMGGHGKEFPFDYEMI from the exons ATGGAAGGTGATCTAGTTAAGAAAGCCTTATCGCTAGCCATGGCAGCTCAATCCAAGCATGATCGACCTTACCAATCCGAGAAGTACTCGGATTACACTATCATCGCCTTCCATGGGTCGGGTACTACTGTCGAAGACTGGTTCTCTGGCAAACCTTTTGGAGAGACATCCGTTGGTCTGAAAAAGCTCTTCCCTTGTCTGAAAAGTATTGGAAACGATGAAATTGCCCTTGTTAATGGCAAATTCTTACAGCAATTCCAGAATCTTTTAAAACCAGAAGCTCTAAAACAAGAATTTCGACTAAGCGACGCGCCACCACTGGAACATCTTTTAAAAGACTCGAGACTCAGTGACGAG CTGGGTCGAGCTGTGAGAGAAAGGAGGAAAGTAGTATTTACAGGATATTCATCTGGAGGTCCCATCGCCATCTTGGCCGCCATTTTGTTTCTGCAACAGAATCGCATTCCTGCTTTATGCGTGACATTTGGGTCTCCCCTCGTTGGCAATCAGATCTTTGGCCATGCTATGCGGCGAGAAAACTGGGCACAGCACTTTGTTCATTTCGTCATGAGATATGACATCATTCCACGGGTCTTACTCGCCCCTCTTTCCTCCATTAAAGGAGAAATGCAGACCATTCTTCCTTGTTTCGACCGAAGCAAGCTGGAATCCAAGGCAAGATCTCAGGAAGCATCGTCTTTCTTCTGTGATGTAATGAGAAATTCATTGTCTGTTGCAAGCCACACAGCTTGCTCATTCATGGGGTGCACCAACTCGTTACTGCAAACAGTTACTAGCTTCGTTGAGCTCAGCCCTTATAGACCTTTCGGAACCTACGTGTTCTGTACCGGAGAAGGAAAAATGATCACCCTTAAGAACCCAGATGCCATTCTCCAATTATTGTTCTATAGTCTTCAATTGGGCAAAGGGGAGACAGTTCCAGATGTTGCTTGTAAAAGCATCACGGACCATCTAGGATACCAGACCGAATTCAAAGACAACCTGTGGAAGGAAGATGTGGTTGATCTAGATCATCTTTGTCTGCAACTTTCCCTATCCACGGGAGGTGCTAGTAGCAGTGAGATGAAATCAATTGAAACGGCAATCAAACAGCTCGGCctg AGCACAAGAGCCATGTTGTGCCTCATTGCAGCTAAAGAGTGGGAGAAGCAAAAACAGAGAAACCAAGAAAAGATAGATGAAAATCGGGACAAGATTGAAGTAGCCCTGAGGAAGCTTCAAGAATATAAGGTCAGAGGTGAGATGCACAAGATTGGTTACTACGATGCCTTCAAGGTGCAGAAAGGAGCAGAGGACTTCGATACCAATGTAAAAAGGCTGGAGCTAGCAGGGATGTGGGATGAAATCATTGATAAGCTGAAAAGGTATGAATTGCCTGATGAGTTCGAATGCAGGGAGGATTGGGTAGAGTTGGGAACCAGGTTCAGGCGCCTCATGGAGCCTCTAGACATAGCCAATTACTATCGACACTTCAAGGATGAAGATACTGGACCTTATATGAAACCAGAGGAGGGTAGGCAGCCAAGACCAAAGCGTTATAGATACACACAGAGATGGCTAGAACATGCTAAAGGGAAGCCAGCAGGTTACTTCTTAGAATCTTGTTTCTGGGCTGCGGTGGAAGACCTCCATATTCGTATTCATTCAAGCAATCAGAAAGAGAATCGTGATGTTGCCTTTGAAAAGGTGAAAGACAGGGTACTAAAGCTTGAAGAAAATGTGTTACAGTGGGTTCAGGATGGGCAACTAAGAGATGTGTTCTTCGAGAAGTCCACCTTTGTCAAGTGGTGGTCGGAACTCCCAGAGGAGCACTGCAGAAAGTCTCGAATCGCCACACTCATGGGAGGACATGGAAAAGAATTTCCATTTGATTATGAAATGATATAA
- the LOC122654184 gene encoding inactive LRR receptor-like serine/threonine-protein kinase BIR2, whose translation MARLRFQSTLFLLLLTSMIAVSVVVEDDVKCLKGVKGSLSDPQGKLSTWDFSNTSVGYICTFVGVSCWKVRESRLIGLSLPTMTLSGEIPDSLQYCQSLQALDLSGNNLTGTIPSEICTWLPYIVVLDLSNNGLSGSIPSELGNCSYLNTLILSNNRLSGSIPNNISNLRRLKKLSVANNDLSGSIPSFSSNYDSADFDGNSKLCGSPLGTKCSVGLSRENIIIIVAAGVSGVLFSLLIALSIMLFPRRPTDSTKN comes from the coding sequence ATGGCGAGATTGAGGTTTCAGagcactctctttcttctcctgcTCACCTCCATGATCGCCGTTTCTGTAGTCGTGGAGGATGATGTGAAGTGTCTCAAGGGTGTGAAGGGCTCACTCAGCGATCCTCAGGGGAAGCTCAGCACTTGGGACTTCTCCAACACTTCAGTGGGTTACATTTGCACGTTCGTCGGTGTTTCGTGCTGGAAAGTGCGTGAGAGTCGCCTGATCGGTCTGTCCCTCCCAACGATGACTCTCTCCGGAGAGATCCCTGATTCTTTGCAGTACTGCCAGAGCCTCCAGGCCCTCGATCTGTCTGGAAATAATCTCACTGGTACGATACCTTCCGAAATCTGCACCTGGTTGCCTTACATTGTAGTCCTGGATCTCTCCAACAATGGTCTCTCGGGCTCCATCCCTTCGGAACTTGGCAATTGCAGTTATCTCAACACACTTATCCTCAGTAATAACCGTCTTTCTGGTTCCATACCTAACAATATCTCGAATCTCCGTCGTCTCAAGAAGTTATCGGTGGCCAATAACGATTTATCCGGCTCGAtcccttccttttcttccaaTTATGACTCCGCTGACTTCGATGGCAACAGCAAACTCTGCGGCAGCCCTCTTGGAACCAAGTGCAGTGTAGGTTTGAGCCGGgaaaacatcatcatcatcgtagCTGCCGGTGTCTCTGGTGTCCTCTTTTCACTGCTTATTGCTCTTTCTATTATGCTCTTTCCGCGTCGCCCAACTGATAGCACGAAGAATTAG